The Spirosoma radiotolerans genome has a window encoding:
- the tgt gene encoding tRNA guanosine(34) transglycosylase Tgt: protein MTFSITANDPQSKARTGTLTTEHGPIQTPIFMPVGTAGTVKAVHQRELETDIDAEIILGNTYHLYMRPGLEVLNQAGGLHGFNGWRRPILTDSGGYQVYSLSNTRKIKEEGVTFKSHIDGSKHTFTPEGVMDIQRTIGADIIMAFDECTPYPCEYGYARQSMEMTHRWLGRCIDRFDSTEGLYGYKQTLFPIVQGSTYADLRRQSAEVIASKEREGNAIGGLAVGEPAEEMYAMIELVNEILPADKPRYLMGVGTPANILEAIALGVDMFDCVMPTRNARHGLLFTTEGIMNIKNEKWSRDFSPIDAGLGGYASTFYSKAYLRHLVKSEELLGGQIASLHNLTFYLWLVRQAREHIAAGDFVAWKNEMVVRLMQRL from the coding sequence ATGACATTTTCGATTACTGCCAACGACCCACAGTCAAAGGCTCGAACGGGAACGCTGACGACGGAGCACGGCCCCATTCAAACACCGATTTTTATGCCCGTTGGCACGGCAGGTACTGTGAAGGCCGTCCATCAGCGCGAACTCGAAACGGACATCGACGCCGAAATTATTCTGGGGAATACCTATCACCTCTACATGCGGCCGGGACTGGAGGTACTCAATCAGGCGGGAGGACTGCATGGCTTCAATGGCTGGCGTCGCCCTATTTTGACCGATTCGGGGGGCTATCAAGTCTATTCGCTGTCGAATACCCGGAAGATTAAAGAAGAAGGCGTCACGTTCAAATCGCACATCGACGGGTCTAAACATACGTTTACGCCCGAAGGCGTGATGGATATTCAGCGAACCATCGGGGCCGACATTATCATGGCTTTTGATGAATGTACGCCCTATCCCTGCGAGTATGGCTATGCGCGCCAGTCGATGGAGATGACCCACCGCTGGCTCGGCCGCTGCATCGATCGCTTCGATTCGACAGAAGGCTTGTATGGCTACAAACAAACCCTGTTCCCGATTGTGCAGGGGAGTACCTATGCTGATTTACGCCGTCAGTCGGCAGAAGTAATTGCGAGCAAAGAGCGCGAAGGAAACGCCATTGGCGGCTTAGCCGTAGGCGAACCAGCCGAGGAGATGTACGCCATGATCGAACTGGTGAATGAAATTCTACCGGCCGATAAACCCCGGTATCTGATGGGCGTGGGAACACCCGCCAACATTCTGGAAGCGATTGCGCTGGGCGTAGACATGTTCGACTGTGTGATGCCGACGCGCAACGCCCGACATGGCCTGCTGTTCACGACGGAGGGCATTATGAACATTAAGAACGAGAAATGGAGTCGCGATTTTAGCCCTATCGACGCGGGTCTGGGCGGATACGCCAGCACGTTTTACTCAAAAGCGTACCTGCGTCACCTGGTCAAATCGGAGGAGTTGCTGGGCGGTCAGATTGCCAGCCTGCATAATTTGACGTTTTACCTTTGGCTGGTGCGTCAGGCCCGTGAACACATCGCGGCCGGTGATTTTGTTGCCTGGAAGAACGAAATGGTTGTCCGGCTGATGCAACGTTTGTGA